Proteins encoded by one window of Bacteroidota bacterium:
- the nadE gene encoding NAD(+) synthase yields VHYDIISIKPMVESFESSLQPVFKNFPPDITEENIQARIRGTLLMALSNKFGNILLNTSNKSEAAVGYGTLYGDMSGGLSVLGDVYKTQVYELSRYINREEEIIPVNTIIKPPSAELRPDQKDSDSLPEYDILDKILFHYIELQESVEEIAKMGIDTGLVKKVMQMVNRNEYKRFQAPPILRISSKAFGIGRRMPLVARY; encoded by the coding sequence AAGTTCATTACGATATTATCTCTATCAAACCCATGGTAGAAAGTTTCGAAAGTTCTTTGCAACCGGTATTTAAAAATTTCCCTCCTGACATCACCGAAGAAAATATCCAGGCACGTATCAGGGGAACCCTGCTGATGGCCCTTTCCAACAAATTTGGGAATATTCTGCTCAACACTTCAAACAAAAGTGAAGCTGCTGTGGGTTATGGAACATTATATGGTGATATGAGCGGTGGCTTATCTGTTTTAGGCGATGTGTACAAAACTCAGGTTTATGAATTGTCCCGTTACATCAACCGTGAAGAAGAAATTATTCCGGTCAACACCATCATTAAACCTCCTTCTGCCGAATTGCGCCCCGACCAAAAAGACAGTGATTCCTTACCGGAATATGACATCCTGGATAAAATCCTGTTTCATTACATAGAATTACAGGAAAGCGTTGAAGAAATCGCTAAAATGGGAATAGATACCGGCCTGGTGAAAAAAGTCATGCAAATGGTAAACCGTAACGAATACAAACGTTTTCAGGCACCGCCCATTTTGCGCATTTCATCCAAGGCATTCGGAATAGGTCGTCGGATGCCGCTTGTAGCCAGATATTAA